Proteins encoded within one genomic window of Dehalococcoidia bacterium:
- the modA gene encoding molybdate ABC transporter substrate-binding protein: MADRRFLLLILAAVCILGCVACNGGGDDEPPRTTLTIFAASSLTEAFEDAATEFMARRTDIDVRFNFAGSPTLRTQLDQDAAADVYAAADVENMQAALAAGLVLPDARTFARNALTVIVPADNPGNVHLLSDLGKQSLRIVMAAPEVPAGRYTLKVLDKIAEDDGFVPGLREMVLANVVSQEPNVKSVVAKVQLGEADAGIVYVSDVTPEIDDDVDSVEIPLDYNIEAAYPVAITSNAAEPEAAQAFIDFLLSDEGQDIFEVRGFERAS; the protein is encoded by the coding sequence GTGGCTGATCGACGTTTCTTGCTTCTCATCCTCGCGGCCGTCTGCATCCTCGGGTGCGTCGCGTGTAATGGCGGCGGCGACGATGAACCGCCGCGCACGACGCTGACAATATTCGCCGCCTCGTCGTTGACGGAGGCGTTCGAGGACGCGGCGACGGAGTTCATGGCGCGCCGCACCGACATCGACGTGCGCTTCAACTTCGCGGGCAGCCCGACGCTTCGCACGCAACTCGATCAAGACGCAGCGGCGGACGTGTACGCAGCGGCGGACGTCGAGAACATGCAGGCGGCGCTGGCCGCCGGGCTCGTGTTGCCCGACGCACGCACGTTTGCTCGTAATGCGCTGACGGTCATCGTGCCGGCGGATAACCCCGGCAACGTGCATTTGCTGTCGGACCTCGGGAAGCAATCGCTGCGCATCGTCATGGCGGCCCCGGAAGTGCCGGCTGGCCGTTACACGCTCAAGGTGCTGGACAAGATCGCCGAAGACGATGGCTTCGTGCCCGGGCTGCGCGAGATGGTGCTGGCGAACGTGGTCTCGCAGGAGCCGAACGTGAAGTCCGTGGTCGCCAAGGTGCAACTCGGCGAAGCGGACGCCGGCATCGTCTACGTGTCCGACGTGACGCCCGAGATCGACGACGACGTGGACAGCGTCGAGATCCCGCTCGATTACAATATCGAAGCGGCGTATCCGGTGGCGATCACAAGCAATGCCGCGGAGCCGGAAGCAGCGCAGGCGTTCATCGACTTCCTGCTCTCCGATGAAGGCCAGGACATCTTCGAGGTGCGGGGCTTCGAGCGAGCTTCATGA
- a CDS encoding response regulator transcription factor, producing MPSSGTIVIVDDDEGIRELASVYLRKEGFDVVSASDGHAALAQVADEKPSLVILDLMLPGMSGYDVCRALRQDSNVPILMLTARDEDVDKIVGLELGADDYVTKPFNPRELVARVKAILRRAEAGAVTPDTSIIRAGALAIDRQRREARAGDEELTLRTKEFDLLAMLAEHAGIVLTREQLLDRVWGYNFYGETRTVDVHVQHVRAKIAGSGVSIRTVRGVGYKLVQERSAAPDIV from the coding sequence ATGCCGTCATCCGGAACTATCGTCATCGTCGATGACGACGAGGGGATTCGCGAGCTCGCTTCCGTGTACTTGCGCAAGGAGGGCTTCGACGTGGTGTCCGCGTCCGATGGCCATGCCGCGCTCGCGCAGGTGGCGGACGAGAAGCCGAGCCTGGTGATCCTCGACCTGATGTTGCCGGGAATGAGCGGTTATGACGTATGCAGGGCGCTTCGGCAGGACAGCAATGTCCCGATCCTGATGCTGACGGCGCGCGATGAGGACGTGGACAAGATCGTCGGGCTTGAGTTGGGCGCCGACGACTACGTCACAAAGCCGTTCAATCCGCGTGAGTTGGTCGCTCGCGTCAAGGCGATCCTGCGTCGCGCGGAGGCCGGCGCCGTGACGCCCGATACTTCGATCATCCGCGCCGGTGCTCTTGCGATCGACCGTCAGCGACGCGAAGCGCGCGCCGGCGACGAAGAGCTGACGCTGCGCACGAAGGAGTTCGACCTGCTGGCCATGCTCGCGGAGCACGCCGGCATCGTGCTCACGCGCGAACAGTTGCTCGACCGCGTGTGGGGGTACAACTTCTACGGAGAGACGCGCACCGTCGACGTGCACGTGCAGCACGTGCGCGCCAAGATTGCAGGATCGGGCGTGAGCATCCGGACGGTACGCGGTGTGGGCTACAAACTGGTGCAGGAGCGCAGCGCGGCACCGGACATTGTTTAA
- a CDS encoding ATP-binding protein codes for MFKSVLSRQILALIIIVSVTLLSAGVALLARLGSYRDELATGTLRQVAAPIYYNLTFFSPRFGGAVPAGRELRAELAAYLELQHDETGVIVLLLDANGRVIPDSTTDERLLDERFAVPQAPARGPDFSQLPENSYTTSEGERLVHVTVPMPRLVRAQDAGIHGIVVALPESDRRDVWADLLPRLIFAGIIGVLAGSAVAALLWGSLFRTLRKATGAIQAVAAGDYGQRVPETGPSEIKALARGVNRMADSVETSQRTLREFLANVSHELKTPLTSIRGFSQALQDGTLDTPEERARAARVIDVESRRVLLLVTELMDLSRIESGQQQLDIAPIDAAELMTHVGDVFSMRAEEAGITLDVQAAGPRTLRADFDRVEQVLSNLIDNALRHTPRGGRIELRVEDGETGYVECVVRDDGKGIAAEDLPHIFDRFYRRALGEPETPGAGLGLAISRGIVRAHGGEIHASARSGGGTEFRFTLPAEPSAAPAREPAPPDALPRTEDGLQPS; via the coding sequence TTGTTTAAGAGCGTCCTGAGCCGCCAGATCCTCGCGCTGATCATCATCGTCAGCGTGACGTTGCTGTCCGCCGGCGTCGCGCTGCTGGCGCGCCTGGGCAGTTATCGCGATGAACTGGCGACCGGGACGCTGCGGCAAGTGGCCGCGCCGATCTACTACAACCTGACCTTCTTCTCGCCGCGCTTCGGCGGGGCGGTGCCGGCGGGCCGCGAGCTACGAGCAGAGCTGGCGGCGTATCTCGAACTGCAGCATGACGAGACGGGTGTCATCGTGCTGCTTCTCGATGCGAATGGACGCGTGATCCCCGACAGCACGACGGACGAGCGCCTGCTCGATGAGCGGTTCGCCGTGCCGCAGGCGCCGGCGCGCGGCCCGGACTTTTCGCAGCTTCCCGAGAACAGCTACACGACGTCGGAGGGCGAACGGCTGGTACACGTGACGGTGCCGATGCCACGCCTGGTGCGCGCTCAGGATGCCGGCATCCACGGTATTGTCGTTGCGCTTCCAGAGTCCGACCGCCGCGACGTGTGGGCGGACCTGCTGCCGCGGCTGATCTTCGCGGGGATCATCGGCGTGCTTGCGGGGTCAGCCGTCGCAGCGCTGCTGTGGGGATCGCTCTTTCGCACGCTGCGTAAAGCCACGGGCGCCATCCAGGCCGTCGCGGCCGGGGACTACGGCCAACGGGTGCCGGAGACCGGGCCATCCGAGATCAAAGCGCTGGCACGCGGCGTCAACCGCATGGCCGACTCCGTGGAGACGTCACAGCGCACGCTGCGAGAGTTCCTGGCGAATGTCTCGCACGAGCTGAAAACGCCGCTTACTTCGATCCGGGGCTTCTCGCAGGCGTTGCAGGATGGCACGCTCGACACGCCGGAGGAGCGGGCGCGCGCGGCACGGGTGATCGACGTGGAGTCGCGACGAGTGCTGCTGCTCGTGACGGAGCTGATGGACCTCTCGCGCATCGAGTCCGGCCAGCAACAGTTGGACATCGCGCCCATCGACGCGGCAGAACTGATGACGCACGTCGGCGACGTCTTCTCGATGCGCGCGGAGGAGGCCGGCATCACGCTCGACGTGCAGGCCGCGGGGCCGCGGACGCTGCGTGCGGACTTCGACCGCGTCGAACAAGTGCTCAGCAATCTCATCGACAATGCGCTCCGCCACACACCACGCGGCGGCCGCATCGAGTTACGCGTCGAAGACGGCGAGACGGGGTACGTGGAATGCGTGGTGCGTGACGACGGCAAGGGCATCGCCGCCGAGGACCTGCCGCACATATTCGACCGATTCTATCGCCGTGCGCTCGGCGAGCCGGAGACGCCGGGGGCCGGCCTGGGGCTGGCGATATCGCGCGGGATCGTGCGCGCGCACGGCGGCGAGATCCATGCTTCGGCGCGCAGCGGCGGTGGCACGGAGTTCCGATTCACGCTGCCGGCGGAGCCGTCCGCAGCGCCGGCGCGCGAGCCCGCGCCACCGGATGCCCTGCCCCGGACGGAGGACGGCCTGCAACCATCGTAA
- a CDS encoding ABC transporter ATP-binding protein yields MFRIDIEQRVGDFHLRPAFEARGEFVVLFGPSGSGKSLTLQAVAGLLTPERGRIELPGGLVAFDASTKINVPPQQRNIGYVVQELALFPHMSARQNIEFGVAHWTKQRRRARADRLIAMLDLEGLADRRPRAMSGGQQQRVALARALAAEPSLLLLDEPFSALEAPLRSVLRRELATLRKRLDLTALLVTHDLNEAYGLADSIAVYDDGMVLQHGTRDAIFRRPSSRRVAELVEVRNIIPGAIGAYAEGVAVVRTPWFTARVHDAEAPVRGDVYLCIRPEHIIVLREGHEAHDPLDVVLDAEIIDETATANTHRLYMRTDVTGAEIGEPYVFEVDVPAHPYEVLGISSKREWRIALTSDHLTLISRDGASGG; encoded by the coding sequence ATGTTTCGCATCGACATCGAGCAGCGCGTAGGCGACTTTCACCTGCGGCCGGCGTTCGAAGCGCGGGGCGAGTTCGTGGTGCTCTTCGGGCCGTCGGGGTCGGGGAAGTCGCTGACGTTGCAGGCGGTCGCAGGGCTGTTGACACCGGAGCGAGGACGCATCGAGTTGCCGGGCGGACTCGTCGCATTCGATGCTTCGACGAAGATCAACGTGCCACCGCAGCAGCGCAACATCGGGTACGTGGTGCAGGAACTGGCGCTGTTTCCGCACATGAGCGCGCGGCAGAACATCGAGTTCGGCGTGGCGCACTGGACGAAGCAGCGGAGGCGAGCGCGGGCGGACCGGCTGATCGCGATGCTGGACCTGGAGGGATTGGCGGACCGCCGTCCGCGCGCGATGTCCGGTGGCCAGCAGCAGCGAGTGGCGCTGGCGCGCGCGCTGGCGGCGGAGCCATCGTTGCTGCTGCTCGACGAGCCGTTCTCCGCACTCGAAGCGCCGCTGCGTTCCGTGCTTCGGCGCGAATTGGCGACGCTTCGCAAGCGGCTGGACCTGACGGCGCTGCTGGTGACGCACGACCTCAACGAGGCCTACGGACTAGCTGACAGCATCGCGGTCTACGACGACGGCATGGTGCTGCAGCACGGCACGCGAGATGCGATCTTTCGCCGCCCGTCGTCGCGACGCGTGGCGGAACTGGTCGAGGTGCGCAACATCATCCCCGGCGCGATCGGCGCGTACGCGGAGGGCGTCGCCGTGGTACGGACACCATGGTTCACTGCCCGCGTACACGATGCGGAGGCACCGGTGCGCGGCGACGTTTACCTGTGCATCCGGCCGGAACACATCATCGTGCTGCGCGAGGGCCACGAAGCGCATGACCCGCTCGACGTCGTACTCGATGCTGAGATCATCGACGAGACGGCGACGGCGAACACGCATCGCCTGTACATGCGCACGGACGTGACGGGCGCCGAGATCGGAGAGCCATACGTGTTCGAGGTCGACGTGCCGGCGCATCCGTACGAGGTACTCGGCATTTCATCGAAACGCGAATGGCGCATCGCGCTGACGAGCGACCATCTGACGTTGATCAGCCGGGATGGTGCATCAGGAGGGTAA
- a CDS encoding tetratricopeptide repeat protein, whose protein sequence is MTNQTQDKARNRRQQLAKQAIEFAMQSRWEDAIATNRTIIASFPDEQGAFNRLGKALTETGKIKEAREAYQRALELDPSNAIAKKNLDRLSQMKGKTEPDKAQQVDTSLFIEEMGKTGVTSLRPQSMKLLTTLSAGDEVALKPVGNRLTVETMAGDYVSDVEPKLALRLTKLMDGGNKYAAAVAGVTPDNVRVIIKETFQHPTQVGRLSFPAGKAGDVIRPHIRESMVRTDAEDDDDAGDETEDWDDSEEETTEAPRDVSLFDASREEDSDDSDFDE, encoded by the coding sequence ATGACCAACCAGACGCAGGACAAGGCGCGCAACCGCCGGCAACAGCTCGCCAAGCAGGCGATCGAGTTCGCCATGCAGAGCCGCTGGGAAGACGCCATTGCCACGAACAGGACGATCATCGCGTCATTCCCTGACGAGCAGGGTGCCTTCAACCGGCTCGGCAAGGCGCTCACGGAGACCGGCAAGATCAAGGAAGCGCGCGAGGCCTACCAGCGCGCGCTGGAACTCGACCCTTCGAACGCCATCGCGAAGAAGAACCTCGATCGCCTGTCGCAGATGAAGGGGAAGACCGAGCCCGACAAGGCCCAGCAGGTCGACACCAGCCTCTTCATCGAAGAGATGGGCAAGACGGGCGTCACGTCACTCCGGCCGCAAAGCATGAAGCTGCTCACGACGCTTTCGGCCGGCGATGAAGTCGCGCTGAAGCCCGTTGGCAACCGCCTCACCGTGGAGACCATGGCCGGCGACTACGTCAGCGATGTCGAACCGAAGCTTGCGTTGCGCCTGACCAAGCTCATGGACGGCGGCAACAAGTACGCCGCAGCCGTGGCCGGCGTCACGCCCGACAACGTGCGCGTGATCATCAAGGAGACCTTCCAGCACCCCACGCAGGTGGGCAGGCTCTCCTTCCCGGCCGGCAAGGCCGGTGATGTCATTCGTCCCCACATTCGCGAGAGCATGGTGCGCACAGACGCCGAGGACGATGACGACGCCGGCGATGAAACCGAGGACTGGGACGACAGCGAAGAGGAGACCACCGAAGCTCCGCGCGACGTCAGCCTCTTCGACGCATCCCGCGAAGAAGATTCCGACGACTCCGACTTCGACGAGTAG
- a CDS encoding branched-chain amino acid ABC transporter substrate-binding protein, producing the protein MRHVSAWLATAAVIIMTACGGDGAISSEPTAPGDPPPAASISIPAGAPLTIGVSVALSGDQVNLGTDIADAVELAVQDFGGALKSHRIAVKRLDDRCTDAEKAVEVAEDLLADDTLIGVIGPMCTTGAQAANDEYERAGIVHMSPSATRVDLSEKGETYFFRTSWRDDVQAMLQASHATDVLQAKTAVVIDDGDPYGKGLADAFAARFEEAGGQVLARERVARGDVDFVPLAREMVAAAPDLVVFEGLNPEGALIVKALRDGQYTGAFMAPDGLLSTRDFLETAGPPAEGAIITGGPTPDEAFILRFEERFQRRPSTPFVLQSHDAVTVLLRAVDAIAVTEGRTLSIERAALLAQLRGMEYDGLTGHISFDAVGDRRGDSATDAGLRIYRVTDGRFEPIP; encoded by the coding sequence ATGCGGCACGTCTCCGCGTGGCTCGCCACGGCAGCCGTCATCATCATGACGGCGTGTGGCGGCGATGGCGCGATATCCTCCGAACCGACCGCCCCGGGCGATCCACCGCCCGCGGCTTCGATCTCGATCCCCGCCGGCGCGCCCCTCACGATCGGCGTCTCTGTCGCACTCAGCGGCGACCAGGTGAATCTGGGCACGGACATCGCGGATGCAGTGGAATTGGCGGTGCAAGACTTCGGCGGTGCGCTCAAATCACACCGTATCGCGGTCAAGCGCCTGGATGACCGATGCACCGACGCCGAGAAGGCCGTGGAGGTGGCGGAGGATCTCCTTGCCGACGACACGCTGATCGGCGTCATCGGGCCGATGTGCACGACCGGTGCGCAGGCGGCGAACGACGAATACGAGCGCGCCGGGATCGTGCACATGTCGCCGTCGGCGACGCGCGTCGATCTTTCAGAAAAAGGCGAGACGTACTTCTTCCGCACATCCTGGCGCGACGACGTGCAGGCGATGCTTCAGGCTTCGCACGCCACGGACGTGCTGCAGGCGAAGACCGCAGTCGTGATCGACGACGGCGACCCGTACGGCAAGGGCCTTGCGGATGCGTTTGCCGCGCGCTTCGAGGAGGCTGGCGGCCAGGTGCTCGCGCGCGAACGCGTCGCGCGCGGCGACGTGGACTTCGTGCCGCTGGCGCGGGAGATGGTTGCGGCGGCGCCCGATCTCGTCGTCTTCGAAGGCCTGAACCCTGAAGGCGCGCTGATCGTCAAGGCCCTGCGTGATGGCCAGTACACCGGCGCATTCATGGCGCCTGACGGACTGCTGAGCACGCGCGACTTCCTGGAAACGGCAGGCCCACCGGCCGAGGGCGCGATCATCACCGGCGGGCCGACGCCGGACGAGGCGTTCATCCTGCGCTTTGAAGAACGCTTCCAGCGCCGGCCAAGCACACCGTTCGTGCTGCAGTCACACGACGCCGTGACGGTGTTGCTGCGGGCGGTCGACGCGATCGCCGTGACCGAAGGACGCACGCTATCGATCGAGCGCGCCGCGCTCCTCGCTCAACTGCGCGGCATGGAGTACGACGGGCTCACGGGTCACATTTCGTTCGACGCCGTGGGCGACCGTCGCGGCGACAGCGCGACGGATGCGGGGTTGCGCATCTATCGCGTGACGGACGGGCGATTCGAGCCGATCCCGTAG
- a CDS encoding MBL fold metallo-hydrolase yields the protein MDTSDASVSETIVRGIVVGAFQENCWVIGNRRTGEAICVDPGDEPAEILAMAKDMGVAIKYIANSHAHIDHILGVGAIRDTTGAKFLLHAADLDLARNTANSARSWMGVDIPNPPDPDAFLDDGDDIDIDGLKLSVLHTPGHTRGSVCFYANGVLFAGDTLFAGSIGRTDLPGGDYDEEMASIVERLLVLPDHTIVLPGHMDQTTIGHERQRNPYVRMELAKRAGG from the coding sequence GTGGATACCAGCGACGCTTCTGTCAGCGAGACCATCGTCCGGGGGATTGTCGTCGGCGCGTTCCAGGAAAACTGCTGGGTGATCGGCAACCGGCGCACGGGTGAGGCGATCTGCGTCGATCCGGGCGATGAGCCCGCCGAGATCCTGGCGATGGCGAAGGACATGGGCGTCGCGATCAAGTACATCGCGAACTCGCACGCGCACATCGACCACATCCTGGGTGTCGGCGCGATCCGCGATACGACCGGCGCGAAGTTCCTGCTCCACGCCGCCGACCTGGACCTGGCGCGCAACACGGCCAACTCGGCGCGTAGCTGGATGGGTGTCGACATTCCGAACCCGCCGGACCCGGACGCCTTCCTCGACGACGGCGACGATATAGACATCGACGGGCTGAAGCTAAGCGTGCTCCATACGCCGGGCCACACGCGCGGCAGCGTCTGCTTCTACGCCAACGGCGTGTTGTTTGCGGGGGACACGCTGTTCGCCGGGTCGATCGGGCGCACCGACTTGCCGGGCGGCGATTACGACGAGGAGATGGCGAGCATCGTCGAGCGCCTGCTGGTGTTGCCGGACCACACGATCGTGCTGCCCGGGCACATGGACCAAACGACGATCGGGCACGAGCGCCAGCGCAATCCGTACGTCCGGATGGAACTTGCGAAGCGGGCCGGTGGCTGA
- a CDS encoding ABC transporter permease yields the protein MNATSRTRQLRPGITSRIGLDWAFGAPALLALLFFSVPMVALAWRAISSGELSENVTSELVLDSLRLSAITSTVTLLVAIMVGTPLAYLLARRQFRGKIVIDMLLDLPIVLPPTVAGVALLVTLGRRGVIGDSLDASGVQIAFTTVAVVLAQLFVSAPFYIRTVKAGFEAVEPVYEGVASTLGASPLRTFWRVTLPLAWPSIVAGAILCWARALSELGATLIFAGNLQGRTQTMPLAIISAFESGRSIDVPIALSVILVAAAAVLLLMLRILARGAPASM from the coding sequence ATGAACGCGACATCACGAACCAGGCAGTTGCGGCCGGGCATCACATCGCGGATCGGGCTGGATTGGGCGTTCGGCGCTCCAGCTCTACTGGCGCTCCTGTTCTTTTCCGTGCCCATGGTCGCACTTGCTTGGCGCGCGATATCGAGCGGCGAGCTGAGCGAGAACGTCACCTCGGAGCTTGTGCTTGATTCGCTGCGCTTGAGCGCGATCACCAGCACGGTCACGCTGCTCGTCGCGATCATGGTGGGGACGCCGCTCGCGTATTTGCTCGCGCGGCGGCAGTTTCGCGGCAAGATCGTCATCGACATGCTGCTCGACCTGCCGATCGTGCTGCCACCAACCGTCGCCGGCGTCGCGCTTCTGGTGACGCTCGGGCGCCGCGGCGTCATCGGCGATTCGCTCGATGCGTCAGGCGTGCAGATCGCGTTCACGACGGTCGCGGTCGTGCTGGCCCAACTGTTCGTCTCGGCGCCGTTCTACATTCGCACCGTGAAAGCCGGGTTCGAGGCGGTCGAGCCGGTGTACGAGGGAGTTGCATCGACGCTGGGCGCATCGCCGTTGCGGACGTTCTGGCGCGTGACGCTGCCGCTGGCGTGGCCATCGATCGTGGCGGGCGCCATCCTCTGCTGGGCACGCGCGCTGAGTGAACTCGGCGCGACGCTGATCTTCGCGGGAAACCTGCAAGGACGCACGCAGACCATGCCGCTGGCGATCATCAGCGCATTCGAATCCGGCCGTTCGATCGACGTGCCGATCGCGCTGTCGGTGATCCTCGTGGCGGCGGCGGCGGTCCTGTTGCTGATGCTGCGCATCCTCGCGCGCGGCGCCCCGGCGAGCATGTAG
- a CDS encoding LCP family protein, which translates to MEDFEAYGQLRDRPRAIPPTRGAKQRGPAPAEAPPEVAAPSRKKRSHWLRTAALVFFGYLFIAVLTAVQPLPVPFTGLRVSAPIPGGAPLIFGLPNRPFTVVVIGLDRRPGTEGPSRTDTVLLLRIDPRDHEAAFLSIPRDALMQVPVEGGYAQDRINTAFVYNWSADDESAAPRAVMETIEHNLGIEVDHYVIFDQYSAKDLIDAMGGVTIDNPQEFGQDNYSDDDVNVIPQFFPEGKLKLNGYEAVAYGRIREGSSDFERIERQQRVGSALIDSASSPLSIFRLPGAYGAFRKTVKTDMSTRQSAGVLSLLKRVPDDKLTTKSLAEAAVSCGSCEASIQLLDPVKVQAIITEAFGDSEAGALAAEMLVAAGVTP; encoded by the coding sequence ATGGAAGACTTTGAGGCGTACGGGCAGCTCAGAGACCGCCCCCGAGCCATCCCCCCCACGCGCGGCGCAAAACAGCGCGGCCCCGCCCCGGCGGAAGCGCCACCGGAAGTCGCCGCACCCTCGCGCAAGAAGCGCTCGCACTGGCTGCGGACCGCCGCATTGGTGTTCTTCGGCTATCTGTTCATTGCGGTGCTGACGGCGGTCCAGCCGCTGCCGGTGCCGTTCACCGGACTGCGCGTCTCGGCGCCGATCCCCGGCGGCGCGCCGCTGATCTTCGGATTGCCGAACCGTCCCTTCACGGTCGTCGTGATCGGCCTTGACCGGCGCCCCGGGACGGAGGGGCCAAGCCGGACGGACACCGTGCTGCTGCTGCGCATCGACCCGCGCGATCATGAAGCCGCGTTTCTGAGCATCCCGCGAGACGCCCTGATGCAGGTGCCCGTGGAGGGCGGCTATGCGCAGGACAGGATCAATACGGCGTTCGTCTACAACTGGTCGGCGGACGACGAAAGCGCGGCGCCACGCGCCGTCATGGAAACGATCGAGCACAACCTGGGCATCGAGGTCGATCACTACGTGATCTTCGATCAGTACAGTGCGAAGGACCTGATCGACGCGATGGGGGGCGTGACCATCGACAATCCGCAGGAGTTTGGCCAGGACAATTACTCGGACGACGACGTTAACGTCATCCCGCAGTTCTTCCCTGAAGGCAAGCTGAAGCTGAACGGCTACGAGGCGGTCGCCTATGGCCGGATCCGCGAGGGTTCAAGTGACTTCGAACGTATCGAACGCCAGCAGCGGGTGGGGTCGGCGCTGATCGACAGTGCTTCGTCGCCGCTGTCGATCTTTCGCCTGCCGGGGGCGTACGGAGCATTTCGAAAGACCGTCAAGACCGACATGAGCACGCGGCAGTCGGCGGGCGTGCTATCGCTGCTCAAGCGCGTGCCCGACGACAAGCTCACCACCAAATCGCTGGCCGAGGCGGCGGTCTCGTGCGGCTCGTGCGAGGCTTCGATCCAACTGCTGGATCCCGTGAAGGTGCAGGCGATCATCACGGAAGCGTTTGGAGACAGCGAGGCGGGCGCACTGGCGGCGGAGATGCTGGTCGCTGCGGGCGTCACGCCATGA
- the ispF gene encoding 2-C-methyl-D-erythritol 2,4-cyclodiphosphate synthase — MRIGQGFDAHRFVEGRKLMLGGVEVPYERGLAGHSDGDVLLHAIIDALLGAAALGDIGAMFPSSDDRWKDANSLDLLLRARTRVREAGFRIANVDATVIAEAPKVAPQVMVMRRTIAQALQIDITDVSVKGTTADGMGFTGEGEGVAASAVVLLE; from the coding sequence ATGAGGATCGGCCAGGGCTTCGACGCGCACCGCTTCGTCGAGGGGCGCAAACTCATGCTCGGCGGCGTCGAAGTGCCGTACGAACGCGGCCTCGCCGGCCATTCAGACGGCGACGTGCTGCTGCACGCCATCATCGATGCGCTGCTCGGCGCGGCGGCGCTGGGTGACATCGGCGCGATGTTCCCCTCGTCGGATGACCGCTGGAAGGACGCCAACAGCCTTGATCTGCTCCTCCGCGCCCGGACCCGCGTGCGGGAAGCCGGCTTTAGGATCGCCAACGTCGATGCCACGGTCATCGCGGAGGCGCCGAAAGTGGCGCCGCAGGTGATGGTCATGCGGCGCACGATCGCGCAGGCGCTCCAAATTGACATAACAGACGTGAGCGTGAAGGGCACGACCGCCGATGGCATGGGATTCACGGGCGAAGGGGAGGGCGTTGCCGCTTCCGCGGTGGTGCTGTTAGAGTAG
- a CDS encoding gamma-glutamyl-gamma-aminobutyrate hydrolase family protein (Members of this family of hydrolases with an active site Cys residue belong to MEROPS family C26.) has product MKKPRIGVTRWEDVPGEAVDRYWDRLTESGAEVVDLDESAASRVDELSPLIDALMLTGGIDVDPATYGAAARHEKVRETAPERDRMELAYLESALKRDIAVLAICRGHQLLNVGFGGQLLQHIDSGEHRADYRTEGYPSRWHDLRVQEGARLASVLSATSLEINSRHHQAVTRDVLASGLRPVAWAEDHGRNLVEGMESEAHRWVVAVQWHPERLEEHKPAFAPLMRRLFAAFIDQAQERS; this is encoded by the coding sequence ATGAAGAAGCCACGTATCGGCGTCACGCGATGGGAAGACGTCCCCGGCGAAGCCGTCGACCGCTACTGGGATCGGCTCACCGAGTCCGGTGCCGAAGTCGTCGACCTCGATGAGTCAGCCGCCTCTCGCGTCGACGAGCTGTCGCCCCTGATCGACGCGCTCATGCTCACCGGCGGCATCGATGTCGACCCGGCGACCTACGGCGCCGCCGCGCGCCACGAAAAAGTGCGCGAGACCGCCCCTGAGCGCGACCGCATGGAGCTGGCATACCTGGAATCAGCGCTCAAGCGCGATATTGCCGTGCTCGCGATCTGCCGCGGCCACCAGCTCCTCAACGTGGGCTTCGGCGGACAACTGCTGCAGCACATCGATAGCGGCGAGCATCGCGCGGACTACCGCACCGAGGGCTATCCGTCGCGGTGGCACGATTTGCGCGTCCAGGAAGGCGCCCGGCTCGCGTCCGTGCTGAGTGCCACATCACTCGAGATCAACTCACGTCACCACCAGGCCGTGACGCGCGACGTGCTCGCGAGCGGACTGCGCCCGGTCGCCTGGGCGGAAGATCACGGCCGGAACCTCGTCGAGGGCATGGAGAGCGAAGCGCACCGCTGGGTCGTCGCCGTACAGTGGCACCCGGAACGTCTCGAGGAGCACAAACCGGCGTTCGCTCCCCTGATGCGACGCTTGTTCGCCGCATTTATCGATCAGGCGCAAGAACGCTCTTAG